A single window of Pirellulaceae bacterium DNA harbors:
- a CDS encoding response regulator transcription factor produces MAIRMIIADDHEVVRTGIRGILEGTEIEVVGEATTGDEAVRMSMELKPDLVVLDIRMVGGDGLTALGRIKLDQPEMPMLMFSTYDNPTYIARSVALGANGYILKNSTCERFVESIRRVANGENIWTRDELRRVTGALATPRLSADMEVPLTQRESEVLRQLALGLTNKEIALALSISYETVKEHVQHILRKVGVSDRTQAAVWAVRKGLV; encoded by the coding sequence ATGGCAATTCGAATGATTATTGCGGATGACCACGAGGTTGTTCGGACGGGAATCCGAGGCATACTGGAAGGTACTGAGATCGAGGTGGTGGGCGAGGCGACCACGGGTGATGAAGCCGTGCGGATGAGCATGGAGTTGAAGCCTGATTTGGTGGTTCTGGACATTCGCATGGTAGGCGGAGATGGTCTGACTGCCCTGGGTCGCATCAAGCTCGATCAGCCGGAAATGCCCATGTTGATGTTTTCGACCTACGACAATCCGACCTACATCGCTCGCTCGGTCGCTTTGGGAGCAAACGGCTACATTCTCAAGAACTCAACTTGTGAGCGGTTTGTAGAGAGCATTCGCCGGGTTGCGAATGGTGAAAATATTTGGACCAGAGACGAGTTGCGTCGCGTGACCGGAGCGTTGGCGACTCCCAGACTTTCGGCCGACATGGAAGTTCCTCTGACGCAAAGAGAAAGTGAAGTGCTGCGACAGTTAGCGTTAGGTCTGACGAACAAGGAAATTGCGTTAGCTCTCAGCATCAGTTACGAAACGGTGAAAGAACATGTACAGCACATTTTGCGGAAAGTCGGCGTATCGGATCGAACGCAAGCTGCAGTGTGGGCCGTCCGCAAGGGGTTGGTGTAG